One Setaria viridis chromosome 7, Setaria_viridis_v4.0, whole genome shotgun sequence genomic region harbors:
- the LOC117864264 gene encoding cytokinin dehydrogenase 8 isoform X2 → MVLKALYLYAAVVVLLLCSSANFIQSPSDVFGPVALLEPTPSAARDFGAVVSEAPVAVMRPGSAADVARLLGALSSAPAGPGRRPRASVAARGAGHSLHGQAQARGGIVVETRALPRAVEVGGGGAYADVGAGALWVEVLEECLRAGLAPRSWTDYLYLTVGGTLSNGGISGQAFKHGPQISNVLQLEVVTGTGEVVTCSPTQSPELFFAVLGGLGQFGIITRARIPLQVAPPKVRWVRAFYDSFETFTGDQELLVSMPELVDYVEGFMVLNEQSLRSSSVAFPAEVNFTPDFGSDGVGGGKKVYYCIEFAVHDFQRQDSAAADDGDHVVELVSGKLSFLRPHAYSVEVAYFDFLNRVRMEEESLRSRGLWDVPHPWLNVFVPRHGAAAFKDLLMGTVTRGEFEGPVLVYPLLTDRWDGNTSAVVPAVPDGVVYVFSVLRSTDPARCGGACVEGILEEHRRVADEACRRLGAKQYLARQPSRAHWQDHFGSSWDRFVARKARFDPMRILGPGQGIFPRTDDVTAVVM, encoded by the exons ATGGTGCTCAAGGCGCTGTACCTGTACGCCGCCGTCGTGGTcctgctgctctgctcctccGCGAACTTCATCCAGAGCCCGAGCGACGTGTTCGGCCCCGTAGCGCTCCTGGAGCCGACGCCATCCGCGGCCCGCGACTTCGGCGCCGTGGTATCCGAGGCGCCCGTCGCGGTCATGCGGCCCGGgtccgccgccgacgtcgcgcGGCTGCTGGGCGCGCtgtcctcggcgccggcggggcccgggcggcggccgagggcgtccgtggcggcgcgcggcgcggggcacTCGCTCCACGGTCAGGCGCAGGCGCGCGGCGGCATTGTGGTGGAGACGCGCGCCCTGCCGCGCGCCgtggaggtcggcggcggcggcgcgtacgCGGACGTGGGCGCCGGCGCGCTGTGGGTGGAGGTGCTGGAGGAGTGCCTGAGGGCCGGGCTCGCGCCGCGGTCGTGGACGGACTACCTGTACCTCACAGTGGGCGGGACGTTGTCCAATGGCGGCATCAGCGGCCAGGCGTTCAAGCACGGCCCGCAGATCAGCAACGTCCTGCAGTTGGAGGTCGTCACAG GCACAGGCGAGGTGGTGACATGCTCACCCACCCAGAGCCCGGAGCTTTTCTTCGCCGTCCTTGGTGGCCTTGGCCAGTTCGGTATCATAACCAGGGCAAGGATTCCGCTGCAAGTTGCTCCCCCCAAG GTGAGATGGGTGAGGGCCTTCTACGACAGCTTCGAGACCTTCACTGGGGACCAGGAGCTCCTGGTCTCAATGCCGGAGCTGGTGGACTACGTGGAGGGGTTCATGGTCCTGAACGAGCAGTCCCTCCGGAGCTCCTCCGTCGCCTTCCCCGCCGAGGTCAACTTCACCCCGGACTTCGGCTCCGACGGCGTCGGCGGAGGAAAGAAGGTCTACTACTGCATCGAGTTCGCGGTGCACGACTTCCAGCGGCaagactccgccgccgccgacgacggcgaccaT GTTGTGGAGCTGGTCTCCGGGAAGCTGAGCTTTCTGCGGCCCCACGCGTACAGCGTGGAGGTGGCCTACTTCGATTTCCTCAACAGGgtgaggatggaggaggagagcCTCAGGAGCCGGGGCCTCTGGGACGTGCCGCACCCCTGGCTCAACGTGTTCGTGCCCAGGCACGGCGCCGCGGCGTTCAAGGACCTGCTCATGGGCACCGTCACGCGGGGGGAGTTCGAGGGGCCCGTCCTCGTCTACCCCCTCCTCACTGACAG GTGGGACGGCAACACGTCGGCGGTGGTGCCGGCGGTGCCGGACGGGGTGGTGTACGTCTTCAGCGTGCTGCGGTCGACGGACCCGgcgcggtgcggcggcgccTGCGTCGAGGGGATCCTGGAGGAGCACCGACGGGTGGCCGACGAGgcctgccgccgcctcggcgccaAGCAGTACCTGGCCCGGCAGCCGTCGCGGGCGCACTGGCAAGATCACTTCGGGTCCAGCTGGGACCGGTTCGTGGCCCGCAAGGCCCGCTTCGACCCCATGCGCATTCTTGGGCCGGGCCAGGGGATTTTCCCCAGGACGGACGATGTGACGGCGGTGGTGATGTAA
- the LOC117864264 gene encoding cytokinin dehydrogenase 8 isoform X1 → MVLKALYLYAAVVVLLLCSSANFIQSPSDVFGPVALLEPTPSAARDFGAVVSEAPVAVMRPGSAADVARLLGALSSAPAGPGRRPRASVAARGAGHSLHGQAQARGGIVVETRALPRAVEVGGGGAYADVGAGALWVEVLEECLRAGLAPRSWTDYLYLTVGGTLSNGGISGQAFKHGPQISNVLQLEVVTGTGEVVTCSPTQSPELFFAVLGGLGQFGIITRARIPLQVAPPKVRWVRAFYDSFETFTGDQELLVSMPELVDYVEGFMVLNEQSLRSSSVAFPAEVNFTPDFGSDGVGGGKKVYYCIEFAVHDFQRQDSAAADDGDHVVELVSGKLSFLRPHAYSVEVAYFDFLNRVRMEEESLRSRGLWDVPHPWLNVFVPRHGAAAFKDLLMGTVTRGEFEGPVLVYPLLTDSWIAKSSSSCWRESRPSRTEASAPPPSLPPSRRWRPSHLRPPAPPWRPFPQPLHHSSHALLTSNRRRERRQGGAKVPAELRRLNFGAADARRFGREGSSRGQRLVDLAVGGPRRRLPSPLRPSRPHTAPAVAQPHIKPPAAVLLVHMPARSALRTATRRATGHGLARRCPRSAARRAGAHPSRPLAASLAEAELGPAPIRVDGGGGEEGGGGRSGGR, encoded by the exons ATGGTGCTCAAGGCGCTGTACCTGTACGCCGCCGTCGTGGTcctgctgctctgctcctccGCGAACTTCATCCAGAGCCCGAGCGACGTGTTCGGCCCCGTAGCGCTCCTGGAGCCGACGCCATCCGCGGCCCGCGACTTCGGCGCCGTGGTATCCGAGGCGCCCGTCGCGGTCATGCGGCCCGGgtccgccgccgacgtcgcgcGGCTGCTGGGCGCGCtgtcctcggcgccggcggggcccgggcggcggccgagggcgtccgtggcggcgcgcggcgcggggcacTCGCTCCACGGTCAGGCGCAGGCGCGCGGCGGCATTGTGGTGGAGACGCGCGCCCTGCCGCGCGCCgtggaggtcggcggcggcggcgcgtacgCGGACGTGGGCGCCGGCGCGCTGTGGGTGGAGGTGCTGGAGGAGTGCCTGAGGGCCGGGCTCGCGCCGCGGTCGTGGACGGACTACCTGTACCTCACAGTGGGCGGGACGTTGTCCAATGGCGGCATCAGCGGCCAGGCGTTCAAGCACGGCCCGCAGATCAGCAACGTCCTGCAGTTGGAGGTCGTCACAG GCACAGGCGAGGTGGTGACATGCTCACCCACCCAGAGCCCGGAGCTTTTCTTCGCCGTCCTTGGTGGCCTTGGCCAGTTCGGTATCATAACCAGGGCAAGGATTCCGCTGCAAGTTGCTCCCCCCAAG GTGAGATGGGTGAGGGCCTTCTACGACAGCTTCGAGACCTTCACTGGGGACCAGGAGCTCCTGGTCTCAATGCCGGAGCTGGTGGACTACGTGGAGGGGTTCATGGTCCTGAACGAGCAGTCCCTCCGGAGCTCCTCCGTCGCCTTCCCCGCCGAGGTCAACTTCACCCCGGACTTCGGCTCCGACGGCGTCGGCGGAGGAAAGAAGGTCTACTACTGCATCGAGTTCGCGGTGCACGACTTCCAGCGGCaagactccgccgccgccgacgacggcgaccaT GTTGTGGAGCTGGTCTCCGGGAAGCTGAGCTTTCTGCGGCCCCACGCGTACAGCGTGGAGGTGGCCTACTTCGATTTCCTCAACAGGgtgaggatggaggaggagagcCTCAGGAGCCGGGGCCTCTGGGACGTGCCGCACCCCTGGCTCAACGTGTTCGTGCCCAGGCACGGCGCCGCGGCGTTCAAGGACCTGCTCATGGGCACCGTCACGCGGGGGGAGTTCGAGGGGCCCGTCCTCGTCTACCCCCTCCTCACTGACAG TTGGATTGctaaatcctcctcctcctgctggcgGGAGAGCCGACCGTCCCGCACTGAAGCTTCAGCGCCGCCTCCATCACTTCCGCCCTCACGCCGCTGGCGTCCTTCCCACCTCCGACCACCGGCGCCACCATGGAGACCCTTCCCGCAGCCTCTTCACCACTCGTCCCATGCTCTACTGACCTCGAATCGGCGGCGAGAACGAAGGCAAGGTGGAGCTAAGGTGCCGGCGGAGCTCCGCCGGCTCAACTTCGGCGCGGCCGATGCTCGTCGATTCGGTCGCGAGGGGAGCTCGCGGGGCCAGCGGCTCGTCGATTTGGCCGTCGggggacctcgccgccgtcttccCTCACCTCTCCGCCCATCGCGGCCCCACACAGCGCCGGCCGTCGCGCAACCCCACATcaagccgccggccgccgtgctgCTCGTTCACATGCCGGCGCGCTCTGCCCTTCGCACGGCCACGCGTCGAGCCACCGGCCACGGCCTCGCACGGCGTTGCCCGCgcagcgccgcccgccgcgccggcgcacATCCGTCCCGACCTCTGGCGGCCTCCCTCGCGGAGGCGGAGCTGGGGCCGGCGCCGATTCGAGtagacggcggcggaggagaagagggcggtggcgggaggagcGGAGGGCGGTGA
- the LOC117864267 gene encoding UDP-glycosyltransferase 73D1: MEITQRPKPHFVVIPWPGTSHIIPIVDVACLLAAHGAPVTVITTPASAQLVQRRVERAREGSSAVITVAAIPFPAAEAGLPDGCERLDHVPSVDLVPRFFDAAMLFGEAVARHCRLMAPRRPSAIVAGICNTWAHGVARELGAPCFVFHGFGAFGLLCSEYLHTHRPQEAVASLDERFDLPVLPPFECKFTRRQLPVQFQPSSNVKEDTFREFREFEMAVDGIVVNSFEELEHGSAARLAEATGKVVFAVGPVSLCGAPGLLDSRAGSDDARRCMAWLDAKKANSVLYVSFGSNGRMAPAQLMQLGLALVSCPWPVLWVIKGADTLPDDVNKWLQHNTDADGVSGSQCLAVRGWAPQVAILEHQAVGGFLTHCGWGSTLESVAAGVPMATWPFYAEQFLNEKLIVDVLGTGVSVGATKPTKGLLNRVQGVEETKPEVGTEQVKRALNKLMDGGIDGEGRRSKAQELKAKAKAALENGGSSYMNMEKLIYFVA, translated from the coding sequence ATGGAGATCACCCAGCGCCCGAAGCCTCACTTCGTGGTCATCCCATGGCCAGGCACCAGCCACATAATCCCCATCGTCGACGTCGCctgcctcctcgccgcgcacgGCGCGCCGGTCACCGTCATCACCACGCCCGCCAGCGCGCAGCTCGTCCAGCGCCGCGTGGAACGCGCCAGGGAAGGCTCCTCGGCGGTCATCACGGTCGCCGCGATCCCGTTCCCGGCCGCGGAGGCCGGCCTCCCGGATGGCTGCGAGAGGCTCGACCACGTCCCCTCGGTTGACCTCGTGCCGAGATTCTTCGACGCCGCCATGCTGTTCGGTGAGGCCGTGGCGCGGCACTGCCGCCTCatggcgccgcgccggccgagcGCCATCGTCGCCGGGATATGCAACACGTGGGCGCACGGCGTGGCGCGTGAACTCGGCGCGCCTTGTTTCGTCTTCCACGGGTTCGGTGCGTTCGGCTTGCTGTGCTCTGAGTACCTGCACACGCACAGGCCGCAAGAAGCGGTCGCGTCACTGGACGAGCGCTTCGATCTTCCGGTCCTGCCACCTTTTGAGTGCAAGTTCACGCGGAGGCAGCTGCCGGTGCAGTTCCAGCCGTCCTCAAACGTCAAAGAGGACACTTTTCGAGAGTTCCGGGAGTTCGAGATGGCCGTGGATGGCATCGTCGTCAACAGCTTCGAGGAGCTGGAACACGGCTCGGCCGCGCGCCTCGCGGAGGCCACGGGCAAGGTCGTGTTCGCCGTCGGCCCGGTCTCGCTTTGCGGCGCACCTGGCCTCCTCGACTCGCGGGCCGGCTCGGATGACGCCAGGCGGTGCATGGCGTGGCTCGACGCCAAGAAAGCCAACTCCGTGCTCTACGTCAGCTTCGGCAGCAACGGGCGCATGGCACCGGCGCAGCTGATGCAGCTCGGGCTGGCACTCGTCTCCTGCCCATGGCCTGTGCTCTGGGTCATCAAGGGTGCGGACACGTTGCCCGACGACGTCAACAAGTGGCTACAGCACAACAccgacgccgacggcgtctCAGGGAGCCAGTGCCTTGCGGTTCGCGGGTGGGCGCCGCAGGTGGCCATCCTAGAGCACCAGGCCGTCGGCGGATTTctgacgcactgcgggtgggGCTCGACGCTGGAGAGCGTGGCCGCGGGCGTGCCCATGGCCACCTGGCCATTCTACGCCGAGCAGTTTCTGAACGAGAAGCTGATCGTTGACGTCCTGGGTACCGGCGTGTCCGTCGGCGCCACAAAGCCCACGAAAGGCCTGCTGAACAGAGTCCAAGGCGTTGAGGAGACGAAGCCGGAGGTGGGAACAGAGCAAGTGAAGAGGGCCCTGAACAAGCTGATGGATGGAGGAATCGACGGGGAGGGTAGGAGGAGCAAGGCTCAGGAGCTGAAGGCCAAAGCAAAAGCTGCGTTGGAGAACGGGGGATCATCGTATATGAACATGGAGAAGTTGATCTACTTTGTAGCTTGA
- the LOC117864266 gene encoding UDP-glycosyltransferase 73D1: MEATLCPKPHFVVIPWPATSHMIPIVDIACLLAAHGAPVTVITTPASAQLVQGRVERAGQASSAGITVTAIPFPAVEAGLPDGCERLDHTPSFDLVPNFFDATMRFGDAVLQHCRVLTATRRPSCIIAGMCNTWAHGLARELGAPCFIFHGFCAFALLCCEYLNTHKPHEAVASLDELFDVPVLPPFEFKFARRQLPLQFLPSCSIPEGRLRELREFEMAVDGIVVNSFEELEHGSAARLAAVTGKAVFAVGPVSLCGAPGLVDSRACSDDARRCMAWLDAKKANSVLYVSFGSAGRMPPEQLMQLGLALVSCPWPVIWVIKGADSLPDDVHEWLQHNTNDDGLPESQCLAVRGWAPQVAILEHPGVGGFLTHCGWGSTLESVAAGVPMATWPFTAEQFLNEKLIVDVLRIGVSVGVTKPTEGVLTGDKNGAGRAKADVGMEQVKKALDMLMDGGEDGEARRTKAEALKAKAKAALEHGGSSFMNLEKLIQFAG, from the coding sequence ATGGAGGCCACCCTGTGCCCGAAGCCTCACTTCGTGGTCATCCCATGGCCAGCCACCAGCCACATGATCCCCATAGTCGACATCGCctgcctcctcgccgcgcacgGCGCGCCGGTCACCGTCATCACCACGCCCGCCAGCGCGCAGCTCGTCCAGGGCCGCGTGGAACGCGCCGGGCAAGCCTCCTCGGCGGGCATCACGGTGACCGCGATCCCGTTtccggcggtggaggccggcCTGCCGGACGGCTGCGAGAGGCTCGACCACACCCCCTCGTTCGACCTCGTTCCCAACTTCTTCGACGCCACCATGCGGTTCGGCGACGCCGTGTTGCAGCACTGCCGCGTCCTCACGGCGACGCGCCGGCCGAGCTGCATCATCGCCGGGATGTGCAACACGTGGGCGCACGGCCTGGCGCGTGAACTCGGCGCGCCCTGCTTCATCTTCCACGGGTTCTGCGCGTTCGCCCTGCTGTGCTGCGAGTACCTGAACACGCACAAGCCGCACGAGGCCGTCGCGTCGCTGGACGAGCTCTTCGACGTCCCGGTCCTGCCGCCTTTCGAATTCAAGTTCGCCAGGAGGCAGCTGCCGCTGCAGTTCCTGCCTTCCTGCTCCATTCCGGAGGGCCGCCTCCGAGAGCTCCGGGAATTCGAGATGGCCGTGGACGGCATCGTCGTGAACAGCTTCGAAGAGCTGGAACACGGCTCGGCCGCGCGCCTCGCGGCGGTCACGGGCAAGGCCGTGTTCGCCGTCGGCCCCGTCTCGCTTTGCGGCGCACCTGGCCTCGTCGATTCTCGGGCCTGCTCGGATGACGCCAGACGGTGCATGGCGTGGCTGGACGCCAAGAAAGCTAACTCTGTGCTGTACGTCAGCTTTGGCAGCGCCGGGCGCATGCCACCGGAGCAGCTGATGCAGCTTGGGCTGGCGCTCGTGTCGTGCCCCTGGCCTGTCATCTGGGTAATTAAGGGTGCAGACTCATTGCCAGACGACGTCCACGAGTGGTTACAGCACAACACCAATGATGACGGTCTCCCAGAGAGCCAGTGCCTTGCTGTTCGAGGCTGGGCGCCGCAGGTTGCCATCCTGGAGCACCCGGGCGTCGGCGGCTTTCTGACTCACTGCGGCTGGGGTTCGACGCTGGAGAGTGTGGCCGCGGGCGTTCCCATGGCCACATGGCCGTTCACCGCCGAGCAGTTCCTGAACGAGAAGCTGATCGTCGACGTGCTTCGGATCGGTGTGTCCGTCGGCGTGACGAAGCCCACGGAGGGCGTGCTGACTGGTGACAAAAATGGTGCCGGCAGGGCGAAGGCAGATGTGGGAATGGAACAGGTGAAGAAAGCATTGGACATGCTGATGGATGGAGGAGAGGATGGGGAGGCTAGGAGGACGAAAGCCGAGGCGCTGAAGGCCAAAGCAAAGGCTGCTTTGGAGCATGGAGGATCGTCATTTATGAATCTAGAGAAGTTGATACAGTTTGCTGGTTGA
- the LOC117864349 gene encoding UDP-glycosyltransferase 73D1: protein MEETTKPHLVLIPWQGSISHIIPMTDIGILLASHGAAVTIITTPANAPVVQSRVDDRATPPRGGVGITVTAIPFPGAEAGLPEGRERLDLLRSPADVPRFFAANKRFGEAVARHCLGGASLPPCRPTCIVAGMCHSWALGLARELGVPCYIFHGFGAFALLCIEHLFKHRPHEAVASPDEPFDVPVLPSFECRVSRRQLPPHFSPSTSMGGGPLQEIRDFDVAVDGVVVNTFEELEHGSAALLAAATGRKVLAVGPVSLSHSPSLDPETMSEDARRCMAWLDTKASRSVAYVSFGSAGCMPPAQVMQLGMALVSCPWPVLWVVKGADSLPDDINKWLRENTDDADGVADTKCLVVRGWAPQVAILAHPAVGGFLTHCGWGSTLEAVAAGMPMATWPLFAEQFINERLIVDVLGVGVSVGVTKPTENILSASKTDGSKAEAEAEVGMEQVMKALERLMDQGAEAEERRRKAQELKAKAKGALEEGGSSYVNLENLIQSFV, encoded by the coding sequence ATGGAGGAAACCACGAAGCCTCACCTCGTGCTCATCCCATGGCAGGGAAGCATCAGCCACATCATCCCCATGACCGACATCGGCATCCTACTCGCGTCCCACGGCGCGGCGGTCACCATCATCACGACGCCCGCCAACGCGCCAGTCGTGCAGAGCCGCGTCGACGACcgtgccacgccgccgcgcggcggcgtggggatCACGGTCACCGCGATCCCGTTCCCGGGCGCGGAGGCCGGCCTTCCCGAGGGCCGCGAGAGGCTGGACCTCCTCCGGTCCCCCGCCGACGTGCCCCGCTTCTTCGCCGCCAACAAACGGTTCGgcgaggcggtggcgcggcACTGCCTCGGCGGCGCCTCCCTGCCGCCCTGCCGGCCGACCTGCATCGTCGCCGGGATGTGCCACTCGTGGGCGCTAGGCTTGGCGCGCGAGCTCGGCGTGCCGTGCTACATCTTCCACGGGTTCGGCGCGTTCGCGCTGCTCTGCATCGAGCACCTCTTCAAGCACAGGCCGCACGAGGCGGTGGCGTCCCCCGACGAGCCCTTCGACGTCCCGGTCTTGCCGTCGTTCGAGTGCAGGGTCTCGCGAAGGCAGCTGCCGCCGCATTTCTCGCCGTCGACTTCCATGGGCGGAGGGCCGCTGCAGGAGATACGGGATTTCGACGTGGCCGTGGACGGCGTTGTGGTGAACACGTTCGAGGAGCTGGAGCACGGCTCCGCCGCGCTCCTTGCGGCGGCCACGGGCAGAAAGGTGCTCGCCGTCGGCCCCGTCTCGCTGAGCCACTCGCCTAGTCTGGATCCAGAGACCATGTCGGAAGACGCGAGGCGATGCATGGCGTGGCTGGACACCAAGGCGTCCAGGTCCGTGGCGTACGTCAGCTTCGGCAGCGCCGGGTGCATGCCACCCGCGCAGGTCATGCAGCTCGGCATGGCTCTGGTCTCGTGCCCCTGGCCTGTCCTCTGGGTTGTCAAGGGCGCTGACTCCCTGCCCGACGATATCAACAAGTGGCTGCGCGAGAACACCGACGACGCTGACGGCGTGGCGGACACCAAGTGCCTGGTGGTGCGCGGGTGGGCGCCGCAGGTGGCCATCCTGGCCCACCCGGCCGTCGGCGGCTTCttgacgcactgcgggtgggGTTCGACTCTggaggccgtcgccgccggcatgCCCATGGCCACCTGGCCGCTGTTCGCCGAGCAGTTCATCAACGAGAGGCTCATCGTGGACGTGCTTGGTGTCGGGGTGTCCGTAGGCGTGACGAAGCCAACGGAAAACATCCTGAGCGCTAGTAAAACCGATGGCAGCAAagcagaggcggaggcggaggtggggatgGAACAGGTGATGAAGGCCTTGGAGAGGCTGATGGATCAGGGTGCTGAAGcggaggaaaggaggaggaaggctcaGGAGCTGAAGGCGAAGGCGAAGGGTGCTCTGGAGGAGGGAGGATCGTCCTACGTTAATCTGGAGAATTTGATCCAATCTTTTGTTTGA
- the LOC117864350 gene encoding UDP-glycosyltransferase 73C6-like, whose amino-acid sequence MESATKAHFVLFPWTGTISHVIPMTDLGCLLASHGAEVTIVTTPVNAAIARSRVDRARAAITVTSIPFPAADAGLPEGCERLDLLRSPADVPRFFVANKGHGEAVARHCLHEAPRRQPSCVISGMCQTWALGLARELGVPCYVFHGFGAFALLCIEYLYEHRPHEAAASDDEPFDVPALPQFRCRLSTRQLPPHFLPPASVGGKALQGMREFDVAADGVVVNTFEELERGSAALLAEAAGNGKKVFAVGPVSLCRSRGLDPQSTSGDARRCMEWLDAKEPRSVVYVSFGSGGRMAPAQLMQLGMALVSCPSPVLWLIKGADSLPGDVKEWLCENTDADGVASSKCLVVRGWAPQVAILAHPAVGGFMTHCGWGSTLEAVAAGVPMATWPFFAEQFINERLIVDVLGIGVSIGVTKPTENIFTAFSAGGSEAEAEAEMGMEQVKKALEMLMDQGPEGEERRRKAHELKLKAKGALEEGGSSYNNLEILIQSFV is encoded by the coding sequence ATGGAGAGCGCCACCAAGGCACACTTCGTGCTCTTCCCATGGACAGGAACCATCAGCCACGTCATCCCCATGACCGACCTCGGCTGCCTCCTCGCCTCGCACGGGGCCGAGGTCACCATCGTCACGACGCCCGTCAACGCCGCGATCGCGCGGAGCCGCGTcgaccgcgcccgcgccgcgatCACGGTCACCTCGATCCCGTTCCCGGCCGCGGACGCCGGCCTGCCCGAGGGCTGCGAGAGGCTGGACCTGCTCCGGTCCCCCGCCGACGTGCCCCGCTTCTTCGTGGCCAACAAGGGGCACGGCGAGGCCGTGGCGCGGCACTGCCTCCATGAGGCGCCCCGCCGGCAGCCGAGCTGCGTCATCTCCGGGATGTGCCAGACGTGGGCGCTGGGCCTGGCGCGCGAGCTCGGCGTGCCGTGCTACGTCTTCCACGGGTTCGGCGCCTTCGCGCTGCTCTGCATCGAGTACCTGTACGAGCACCGGCCGCACGAGGCGGCCGCGTCGGACGACGAGCCGTTCGACGTCCCCGCCCTTCCGCAGTTCCGGTGCCGGCTGTCGACCAGGCAGCTGCCGCCGCACTTCTTGCCGCCCGCCTCCGTCGGCGGCAAGGCACTGCAGGGGATGCGGGAGTTTGACGTGGCCGCGGACGGCGTCGTCGTGAACACCTTCGAGGAGCTGGAGCGCGGCTCCGCGGCGCTCCTCGCGGAGGCCGCCGGCAACGGCAAGAAGGTGTTCGCCGTCGGGCCCGTCTCGCTTTGCCGCTCGCGGGGTCTCGATCCTCAGTCCACGTCGGGTGACGCGAGGCGGTGCATGGAGTGGCTGGACGCCAAGGAGCCCAGGTCCGTGGTGTACGTGAGcttcggcagcggcgggcgcatGGCGCCTGCGCAGCTCATGCAGCTCGGCATGGCTCTGGTCTCGTGCCCCTCGCCTGTCCTCTGGCTCATCAAGGGCGCCGACTCCCTGCCCGGCGATGTCAAGGAGTGGCTCTGCGAGAACACCGACGCTGATGGCGTGGCGAGCAGCAAGTGCTTGGTGGTGCGTGGGTGGGCGCCCCAGGTGGCCATCCTGGCCCACCCGGCCGTCGGCGGCTTCATGACGCACTGTGGCTGGGGCTCGACTCTtgaggccgtcgccgccggcgtgcccATGGCCACCTGGCCCTTTTTCGCCGAGCAGTTTATCAACGAGCGGCTCATCGTGGACGTGCTTGGCATTGGGGTGTCCATCGGCGTGACAAAGCCAACCGAAAATATCTTCACCGCATTtagcgccggcggcagcgaagcggaggccgaggccgagatGGGGATGGAACAGGTGAAGAAGGCATTGGAGATGCTGATGGATCAAGGACctgaaggagaggagaggaggaggaaggctcaTGAGCTAAAACTGAAGGCGAAGGGTGCTTTGGAGGAGGGAGGATCATCCTAcaataatttggaaattttgaTCCAATCTTTTGTTTGA
- the LOC117864351 gene encoding peter Pan-like protein, whose amino-acid sequence MRQPRSGPGKRRGRGPRIPATTLRKQQAALANVDQITGAKIPKSFVFSRGKLPSTLRHLQQDLRKVMLPYTALNLKEKKRNNLKDFVNVAGPLGVTHFLILSNPKSLPHLRFSNSPQGPTFTFQIEEYALAADIANSQKRPRCPPGIFKNSPLVVLSGFSGLGNPFESLVEYFQHMVPAVDPSTVKLAECQRILLLKYDKEKEVVDFRHYSIKLQPIGVSRRIRKLMQNNQVPDLRDLKDVSDYVTKAGYGSESEVDDEAATVSLPSDVDKLNRASRKSAVRLQEIGPRMTMRLVKVEAGLCSGDVLYPWPVAKESVGEKGKVTEEEIEGQEETEDELEDGSEDEMEE is encoded by the exons ATGCGCCAACCAAGGTCCGGGCCAGGGAAGAGGCGGGGCCGCGGGCCGCGGATCCCCGCGACGACGCTTCGCAAGCAGCAGGCCGCGTTGGCGAATGTCGACCAGATCACGGGTGCCAAGATCCCCAAGAGCTTCGTTTTCTCCCGTGGCAAGCTCCCCTCCACGCTCCGCCACCTCCAGCAGGACCTCCGCAAGGTCATGCTCCCCTACACTGCTCTCAATCTCAAG gagaagaagcggaaTAACCTCAAGGACTTCGTCAATGTTGCCGGTCCGTTGGGAGTGACACATTTCTTGATCCTCTCGAACCCCAAGAGCCTGCCACATTTGCGCTTTTCCAATTCGCCACAGGGCCCAACCTTCACTTTCCAGATAGAGGAGTACGCACTCGCGGCAGACATTGCAAACTCCCAGAAGCGGCCAAGGTGCCCACCAGGGATATTCAAGAACTCACCACTG GTCGTGCTGAGCGGGTTTTCAGGTCTTGGCAACCCTTTTGAGAGTTTGGTCGAATACTTTCAGCATATGGTCCCTGCCGTTGACCCAAGCACT GTCAAACTGGCAGAATGTCAAAGGATTCTGTTATTAAAATATGATAAAGAGAAGGAGGTTGTCGATTTCCGGCATTACTCCATCAAGCTCCAGCCTATTGGGGTCAGTCGCAGGATTAGAAAGCTCATGCAGAACAATCAAGTTCCTGATCTAAGAGACCTTAAAGATGTTAGTGATTATGTGACAAA AGCTGGATATGGATCTGAAAGTGAAGTAGATGATGAAGCAGCAACGGTAAGCCTACCAAGTGATGTTGACAAATTAAACCGGGCATCAAGAAAAAGCGCTGTTAGACTCCAGGAGATCGGACCACGGATGACTATGCGCCTTGTTAAAGTTGAGGCTGGGCTATGCTCGGGAGATGTCTTATACCCTTGGCCTG TGGCAAAGGAATCTGTGGGAGAGAAAGGGAAAGTAACTGAGGAAGAGATAGAAGGACAAGAAGAAACTGAGGATGAGCTGGAGGATGGGTCAGAGGACGAGATGGAGGAATAG